The Arcanobacterium wilhelmae region AGTCGGAGCAGCCTCTTCAACAACGGCCGGCTTGCGCATCTTGTTGATCGGCACAACCACGAAGAAGTAGAGGGCGGCAGCAACGATCAGGAAGTTCACCAGAGCGGTGATGATCGCGCCCGGCATCACGGCCGACTCGCCAATGTGGAACATGAGAACCGAATCGAAGTTCGGCTGGCCGAACAGTCCAGCGATGATCGGCATGAGGAACTTCTCGTTGAGAGCGGTCACAACCTGGTTGAAGGCAGCACCGATGATCACGCCGACGGCGAGATCCACCACGTTACCGCGGGTAATAAATTCCTTGAATCCCTGAAGCATGGGAAATCCTTTCGTCAAAACATTTGTGCAGGTGTATTGGAAAAAGGCGAAAATTTAAACGGCGAGGACCGCCGTTAGAGGCGTCCTCGCTCCAATTCCAAGGACTACTCTAGCTTCTTCTTTCGAAATTGAAAGATAAAATACTGTGGTGTTATCCACTTTTGTGAAAAATGTGCTCCCGCTATTTTTGACTGCTTTACCTACGATCGTTGCTTTTTGCGCGACAAGCCTTGCTTGAGGATCTTTCTCAAGATCGCTTGCTGGTGCATACAGGCTCACCTGTGCACCTACCTCGAGTAGATCACCCGAATCGACAAGTGGGACGGCTGCAATCACCGAGCCAGGCGGAGCGTTTTTCGTGAACCCTGAATCCAACACCTGCTCCCTCAAAACTGGCGCACCTTGTGGAACCGGCGCAACGAGGTGTTTACCCTCGACCACCTTAAGATCTGTCACTAATTTTTCTGCGAATGAAGGCGGAACCTCAGCAAACGCCAGATCTTTCGATGATGCTACTTGGCCTGCCGTAATATCCCGAGCCGCGACCACTACTCTCACTGTTTGAGGCCCCTCGCCGCTCACTGCCGTGACCGCGGACTGAGCACCGATCGCGAGCACCACTGCCAGCAACACGTACCGCCACCGCCACAATGCTGCACGCATCGGCGACGCCGAACGAGGCCGCGCAGGTACCTGTGTGTTCCCAAAAATCTTCATGCATCAAGCATGGGCGATGCGTCATCTTGAGATCACCACGCGCTGGCGCGCTGTGGAAAAATCGGGCGCACCACGCCGCTGTGGAAAACTTTTCCGGGCCTGCGCGCGCTTGCACAACAACGAAACCCACACACCGCCGTCGGGAAAACGCTCCCCGACCAGGCAAAAAGCCCGCCTACGGGAGTTCCGTCGCCACCACGCGATCGGGCAAAATCACAAACGGAATCCGCACATCGTTTTCGTCCTGAGGAAGATCCGCCTCCACAAACTCCTCAGGGAAAATCATCGCGCCGATCCGCGCGCGCCCGCTCGCCAACTTCAATGCGCGATCGTACCAGCCGCCACCTTGGCCAAGCCGCGCGCCAGCGTGCGAAACCGCCAGTGCGGGGATAATCAGCGCATCGACGTCGGCCAAAATATCGTTATCAAACGCCGGCCCCGTCGGCTCCGGAGGACGCCCCGGCGCCATCTCCTCCAAATCATCCAGGCCACGGAAATAGCCCCACGCCCGCGTCAGCCCCGGCCCGAGCTTCGGCAAAATCACGCGCTTACCAGAATCCGCAATCGCCTGAATCAGCCCATGCGAGGGCGGCTCCTCATTCACCGAAACGAACGCCGCTACCAACTCGGCGCCATTAATAAACTCAAGCGCTGTGGCAATCCACTGATCCTCGAGCTCCTCACGCTTCGCCGCCGAACGCGCGGCACGGGAGGTGCGAACAATCGGACGAATCTGCTGCTTTGCCTCC contains the following coding sequences:
- a CDS encoding SAF domain-containing protein, which produces MRAALWRWRYVLLAVVLAIGAQSAVTAVSGEGPQTVRVVVAARDITAGQVASSKDLAFAEVPPSFAEKLVTDLKVVEGKHLVAPVPQGAPVLREQVLDSGFTKNAPPGSVIAAVPLVDSGDLLEVGAQVSLYAPASDLEKDPQARLVAQKATIVGKAVKNSGSTFFTKVDNTTVFYLSISKEEARVVLGIGARTPLTAVLAV
- the mscL gene encoding large conductance mechanosensitive channel protein MscL produces the protein MLQGFKEFITRGNVVDLAVGVIIGAAFNQVVTALNEKFLMPIIAGLFGQPNFDSVLMFHIGESAVMPGAIITALVNFLIVAAALYFFVVVPINKMRKPAVVEEAAPTEDVVLLTQIRDLLARQN
- a CDS encoding 5-formyltetrahydrofolate cyclo-ligase produces the protein MNHSTLSFPDVSHLDPEEAKQQIRPIVRTSRAARSAAKREELEDQWIATALEFINGAELVAAFVSVNEEPPSHGLIQAIADSGKRVILPKLGPGLTRAWGYFRGLDDLEEMAPGRPPEPTGPAFDNDILADVDALIIPALAVSHAGARLGQGGGWYDRALKLASGRARIGAMIFPEEFVEADLPQDENDVRIPFVILPDRVVATELP